A single genomic interval of Asinibacterium sp. OR53 harbors:
- a CDS encoding single-stranded DNA-binding protein, giving the protein MIKLQVIGNLGKDAVLNNVNGKNVINFTVAHTERFKDAQGNQKDRTTWVDCAYWTDRTGISPYLKKGTQVYVEGTPDVRTYTTQDGRSGASLTMRVLSVQLLGSRSNEGAASPGAPAYNQPAPPSASDITEPIDDLPF; this is encoded by the coding sequence ATGATAAAACTTCAAGTAATTGGCAACCTGGGTAAGGACGCGGTTCTGAACAATGTGAATGGGAAAAATGTGATCAATTTTACGGTAGCGCATACAGAACGTTTCAAAGATGCGCAGGGTAATCAGAAAGACAGGACTACCTGGGTGGATTGTGCTTACTGGACCGACAGGACCGGTATCTCTCCCTATTTGAAAAAAGGAACGCAGGTATATGTAGAAGGAACACCGGATGTAAGAACCTATACTACCCAGGATGGCCGCAGCGGCGCTTCATTAACCATGCGTGTGTTGAGCGTACAGTTACTCGGCAGCCGTTCAAATGAAGGAGCAGCATCGCCTGGTGCACCTGCTTATAATCAACCGGCTCCGCCTTCAGCCAGCGATATCACCGAGCCGATCGATGACCTGCCGTTCTAA
- the mnmA gene encoding tRNA 2-thiouridine(34) synthase MnmA yields MSRKGKVLVAMSGGIDSTVTALMLHHEGYEVVGITMKTWDYASSGSSSKETGCCNIDSFNDARQAAVHHGFPHFILDIREEFGDFVIENFVEEYLAGRTPNPCVMCNTHIKWRALLKRANALDCDFIATGHYAEIRKHTNDRYVISKGKDDTKDQSYVLWGLDQELLSRTIMPLGKYHKTEIRQMAMDMGYPELAKKSESYEICFVPDNDYRGFLKRRVDGLEDQVAGGWFVDKDGKKLGQHKGYPFYTIGQRKGLDIALGKPTYVTAIHPDSNTVVLGDEADLEQNDMIVGKLNWIKYDGITNGMEAMTRIRYKDKGTLSNLYNDERGIRARFYENVKSIAPGQSAVFYEGNDVIGGGIIQRGELVF; encoded by the coding sequence ATGAGCCGTAAAGGAAAGGTTTTAGTGGCAATGAGTGGCGGTATCGACAGTACCGTTACGGCTCTCATGTTGCATCATGAGGGATACGAAGTCGTGGGCATTACCATGAAAACATGGGATTACGCCAGCAGTGGCAGCAGTTCAAAAGAAACCGGCTGCTGTAATATCGATTCTTTCAACGACGCGCGACAGGCAGCAGTGCACCATGGTTTTCCGCATTTTATTTTAGATATCCGCGAAGAGTTCGGTGATTTCGTGATCGAAAATTTCGTGGAAGAATACCTGGCCGGCCGTACACCCAACCCCTGTGTGATGTGCAACACCCATATCAAATGGCGGGCATTGCTGAAACGTGCCAATGCACTCGACTGCGATTTCATCGCAACCGGTCACTATGCAGAGATTCGCAAGCATACCAATGATCGCTATGTGATCAGCAAAGGGAAAGACGATACCAAAGACCAGAGTTATGTGTTGTGGGGACTCGACCAGGAATTGCTGAGTCGCACCATCATGCCCCTGGGCAAATACCATAAAACAGAGATCCGGCAGATGGCCATGGATATGGGCTATCCGGAGCTCGCTAAAAAAAGCGAGAGCTACGAGATATGCTTTGTGCCGGATAACGATTACCGCGGTTTTTTGAAAAGACGGGTAGACGGACTGGAAGACCAGGTAGCAGGCGGATGGTTTGTGGACAAAGACGGAAAAAAATTAGGCCAACACAAAGGCTATCCTTTCTACACCATCGGACAACGCAAAGGATTGGATATTGCATTAGGGAAACCTACTTATGTAACGGCTATCCATCCCGACAGCAATACCGTGGTGCTGGGCGATGAAGCCGACCTGGAACAAAACGATATGATCGTTGGTAAACTTAACTGGATCAAATACGATGGCATCACCAATGGCATGGAAGCCATGACGCGCATCCGTTACAAAGACAAAGGCACATTGAGTAATTTGTATAATGACGAAAGGGGCATACGTGCACGCTTCTATGAAAATGTGAAAAGCATTGCACCCGGACAAAGCGCCGTATTCTATGAAGGCAATGATGTGATTGGCGGTGGTATCATCCAGCGGGGTGAGCTCGTTTTTTAA